The Phaseolus vulgaris cultivar G19833 chromosome 5, P. vulgaris v2.0, whole genome shotgun sequence genomic interval TCTTATTGCTGATTTCCAGGCCCATGCTCTCCTTGAGTTTGCTGTTGCTGTATCTGGAAGAGAAGGTTTGCAGCAAACTGTAGTGTTGAGTGGTACCTCTGGTTCTTATCAGCCTCCAATTCGGAGTTTCCCTGGCCAGCTCCACATAAAGCAGGTTGAAGTTGCTGATTTGGGGGCTCTGAATTCATGTGTTGCTGTGAAGCAGCATTGGAAACTTGGTTGGATGAGGGAATATAATTATTAGGTTGTTGGAATGCCTTGGAACTATATAGAACAGAGGGATCTGTTCCCTGAACTACTCCATAGCCTTTCTCAGAGCCATGGGGGACTTCCACCTGATACTGCTGACCGACTTGAGGGGGAACAGCTTCCTGTCCATTTTGAGAAGGTATAATTAAATTAGTCAAGGATGTAGACGATGAAACAGCACCTAGCTGCTGAAGACATGAAGCCGTATCATGGAAATGAGAACTGCCAGAGACAACTTGAGCAGGGTGCCCAGTAGAAGATGCAGGTGGATAAGGATATTGAGAATTATGAATACTCCCAAACTGTTGAGTATGATAACTAGGTGGTTCTGCAGTTTGCTGATCTTGTTTCCACAAATGAGATTGATTTCCATCATTAGATGCAACAGatggaaaaggtggcttcacaTTAGAAGGACCAACCACAGTCATTGTGCCACCAGCTGTTGATGATGGTATAGTTGAAGGCAGAAAGGAAGTTAAAGTCGCAATAAGTTCAGGGGTCAGTGTAACTCCCGCTTGAGATGCAGAAGCTGTATAAGTAGAAGCATAATCAGGAGGAACAGAATGAGGTGGAGGAGTGACACTCGTAGCAAGATGAAGTGGTTTTGGCAGACGCTTAGAATCATCATGCAACAATCTGTTATATTCCATTGGTAAAATTGGTTGCTCCTTTATAGAGATTGAACCATACTCAGGTTGTGAAGGGGGAATCTGTTGCACATACTGAGTAGAGGGTGAAGGAAAATGCATTGCTTGTTGAACAGATGTGCTACTTGGAACTAATGGAAACTTAAGAACCACACCATATAATCGTTCAGGTCCTGTGACTTTCAAAACCTTGGTCAAGAAATCAGAAAGAGGTACCAAAAATAGAGTGGTGTTATCAGTAAACTTGGCAACACCGGCACGGTTTTTTGCTTTAAGGTAACGAAGGAATTCAGTGTATGAAGCAAAATCCTCTTCACTATCAGGGAGaaagaaaacaatttcaaaGCCAATGGCATCAGCATAGTGTTTCGTTAACATATCCAATCCAGTCCTAGCAGCACAATCTACAACATCAGGACTGCAGCAAAAGCACAGAACAAACTTTTAATTACAACAGCAAAAGAGTAGCCTGAAAAAGTAGAGTCAGGAGGCTATCAAAACATTATCCAGGTAGACTTAAAGAAATAGGAAAGGCAACAATGTCCATTTGTACACATGCAGATTTTACAGAGTGAATAAAGTGATAGTTTTCCCTTTGCATTACTTCCAAAAATAATTTGCCATCCAAATCCATACCAAAACTATTATGTGTATGCTTGGATTATAGTTTGCACACACCATGTGAAACTATATTTCTACAAATTTAAACCATAGTTCAGGAACACAAGACACTTGCAAGAACAATAAACAGACTATGCTCCCTAATCGTAGGCAGGAAGAACAATACAATATAACAGAGAAGCTTGCATGCAGTGCAAAACACTGAAAATTTCATGTCAAGGTTTTGCACAGTAAAGAAACAACATGCAAAGGAAAAATTATATGCTGCATGAGGACCTTGCAAGAAACAGGAGATTAAAAATTACAATTCTGATAATCAATACAATTTCCTTCATCCAATCCCttgaatttctaaaaaattgaCCAAGACATTCAAAAGAAAAGGGAAAATTATACTCACATCTCAGTGCCTATCCCTTTTCCAATAGGCACACATCTAGCACGACAAACAGGAGTTCCCCCTTTTGCAATAATTCCACGCCATATATGTTCAACAATATCAGGTTGGACAGAACCAGGAACTCCAGATGTGATCCTAGTGCCGACTGGACCAAGGTGACTCTTTGGACCAGAACCACCTCCATCAATAATTGGATCAATTGCAAATGGTTGTTCTAATCTTAATCCACGGTCATCAATATTTCTTAAAGGAAATGGAGCATCACCAATAAGCATAGCATCATCTATCCTCGAGCGTTTAGAATCTCTTGAAAATTGGTTTGTGTCAAGTACATCCCATGGACCAGAGGTGGGCCTAATACCAGGCATAGGAGAAGAAAGCATACCAGGGGCAGGAGGAGATGGCCTTTTCCATCTTGGACCCATTTTAGAGCTACCATCTTGAAATTTGTGAAGTGCGCCCATCTCATTAAAATCAGGACCTGAGTTAAGAGGTTCAAGACCTTGAGGAACAAAAGGTCGCATTGGGACGTTAGGTCCACTAATACCACCAGGTGGCAATTGCCCAGGAAAATTATTTGGAACTATAGGACGATTTTGACCAAACACATCCGTTTGTTGTGGTCGAAATGGATGCTCATTAACTAATCCATCAGGTAAAAGCCCTTTACTTCCAGGATAAAATCCAGGGTAATCTTTGCCAGGTGTCAGATCACTGCATGAATACATAATCGTTATTCGAGGATCATTAAAAAGCCGTCCTTGAAGGCCCTCTTTGGCACGGCGAGCTTCATCAATGCTTCTAAATTCAACAAATGAATAATGTCTAGAAGGAAAACTCTTGATTCTCTCAATTTCACCAAACAAAATCATGGCATTGTGGAGCATTTGTTCAtcaatttgaaatgaaggaGGAAAACCTATCCACAAAATGTTACTGGGTTGACTATTCCTCCCCATTGAAGATTGCAAATGCTGTGACACAAGAATGAGTATTTATAAGGAACATTAGTAAAGTTCCTAGTAAAAGACATATAGAAAAGTGAAAACAGTAATCATTTTATGCACCCACTATTCCTAACAAAGTACGGAACACGTCTTACCAAAACATAAACATAGCATGTATCTAATTACAGATAAACAGAACTAAAAACAAATTCAATTAGGAACTCTAACCTGTGGTCTAGCCTGAAACTGCCCTTGGTCAACCAAAAAATCCTATAGAAATAATTAAAGGAAGCATTGGC includes:
- the LOC137835801 gene encoding flowering time control protein FPA-like isoform X2, with protein sequence MPPPTKSLESEDWGTPTNNLWVGNLPPEVTDSDLMELFAPYGSLDTLVSYSPRTFAFLLFGRVEDAKAAKTNLQGALLRGFQIRIEFAVPARPCKQLWVGGVSHAVPVEELEAEFRKFGKVEDFKFFRDRRTACVEFLNLDDATRAMKVMNGKRLGGGHIFVDFLRLQSTNRDFLVDQGQFQARPQHLQSSMGRNSQPSNILWIGFPPSFQIDEQMLHNAMILFGEIERIKSFPSRHYSFVEFRSIDEARRAKEGLQGRLFNDPRITIMYSCSDLTPGKDYPGFYPGSKGLLPDGLVNEHPFRPQQTDVFGQNRPIVPNNFPGQLPPGGISGPNVPMRPFVPQGLEPLNSGPDFNEMGALHKFQDGSSKMGPRWKRPSPPAPGMLSSPMPGIRPTSGPWDVLDTNQFSRDSKRSRIDDAMLIGDAPFPLRNIDDRGLRLEQPFAIDPIIDGGGSGPKSHLGPVGTRITSGVPGSVQPDIVEHIWRGIIAKGGTPVCRARCVPIGKGIGTEIPDVVDCAARTGLDMLTKHYADAIGFEIVFFLPDSEEDFASYTEFLRYLKAKNRAGVAKFTDNTTLFLVPLSDFLTKVLKVTGPERLYGVVLKFPLVPSSTSVQQAMHFPSPSTQYVQQIPPSQPEYGSISIKEQPILPMEYNRLLHDDSKRLPKPLHLATSVTPPPHSVPPDYASTYTASASQAGVTLTPELIATLTSFLPSTIPSSTAGGTMTVVGPSNVKPPFPSVASNDGNQSHLWKQDQQTAEPPSYHTQQFGSIHNSQYPYPPASSTGHPAQVVSGSSHFHDTASCLQQLGAVSSSTSLTNLIIPSQNGQEAVPPQVGQQYQVEVPHGSEKGYGVVQGTDPSVLYSSKAFQQPNNYIPSSNQVSNAASQQHMNSEPPNQQLQPALCGAGQGNSELEADKNQRYHSTLQFAANLLFQIQQQQTQGEHGPGNQQ
- the LOC137835801 gene encoding flowering time control protein FPA-like isoform X1, with protein sequence MPPPTKSLESEDWGTPTNNLWVGNLPPEVTDSDLMELFAPYGSLDTLVSYSPRTFAFLLFGRVEDAKAAKTNLQGALLRGFQIRIEFAVPARPCKQLWVGGVSHAVPVEELEAEFRKFGKVEDFKFFRDRRTACVEFLNLDDATRAMKVMNGKRLGGGHIFVDFLRLQSTNRGVDHKVAQPRKDFLVDQGQFQARPQHLQSSMGRNSQPSNILWIGFPPSFQIDEQMLHNAMILFGEIERIKSFPSRHYSFVEFRSIDEARRAKEGLQGRLFNDPRITIMYSCSDLTPGKDYPGFYPGSKGLLPDGLVNEHPFRPQQTDVFGQNRPIVPNNFPGQLPPGGISGPNVPMRPFVPQGLEPLNSGPDFNEMGALHKFQDGSSKMGPRWKRPSPPAPGMLSSPMPGIRPTSGPWDVLDTNQFSRDSKRSRIDDAMLIGDAPFPLRNIDDRGLRLEQPFAIDPIIDGGGSGPKSHLGPVGTRITSGVPGSVQPDIVEHIWRGIIAKGGTPVCRARCVPIGKGIGTEIPDVVDCAARTGLDMLTKHYADAIGFEIVFFLPDSEEDFASYTEFLRYLKAKNRAGVAKFTDNTTLFLVPLSDFLTKVLKVTGPERLYGVVLKFPLVPSSTSVQQAMHFPSPSTQYVQQIPPSQPEYGSISIKEQPILPMEYNRLLHDDSKRLPKPLHLATSVTPPPHSVPPDYASTYTASASQAGVTLTPELIATLTSFLPSTIPSSTAGGTMTVVGPSNVKPPFPSVASNDGNQSHLWKQDQQTAEPPSYHTQQFGSIHNSQYPYPPASSTGHPAQVVSGSSHFHDTASCLQQLGAVSSSTSLTNLIIPSQNGQEAVPPQVGQQYQVEVPHGSEKGYGVVQGTDPSVLYSSKAFQQPNNYIPSSNQVSNAASQQHMNSEPPNQQLQPALCGAGQGNSELEADKNQRYHSTLQFAANLLFQIQQQQTQGEHGPGNQQ